Proteins from one Monodelphis domestica isolate mMonDom1 chromosome 6, mMonDom1.pri, whole genome shotgun sequence genomic window:
- the WDR74 gene encoding WD repeat-containing protein 74 isoform X2 has protein sequence MVGKQTFPYSLTPPWKSPGGSIMAASARWNHVWVGSETGILKGVNLVRKQAVNFTEAAGRPSREEEVSALCWADAAESQILIGCANRTVKSFSTEEGKFLKSRCCPGGEGTFRGLAKHDGCLITCVESGILRVWPEDSSEHIKELSVGPSVCKMRQDPDRPHIVATGGKENSLKVWDLQGSSQEPIFRAKNVRNDWLNLRVPIWDQDIQFLPDSQKIVTCTGHHQVRVYDLASPQRRPVLEATYGEYPLMAMTLTPGGNSVVVGNTHGQLAEIDIRQGRLVCCLKGLAGSVRGLQCHPTQPILASCGLDRVLRVHRLREPRGLEHKVYLKSRLNCLLLSGRDNWEDEPQEPAPGPPEETETDELWASLEPVVSAAGAKRKQRAPEAQPGGKKRQSLGAQAPLPPLCK, from the exons ATGGTCGGGAAACAAACCTTCCCTTACTCCCTAACCCCGCCCTGGAAGTCTCCTGGCGGAAGTATCATGGCGGCATCGGCACGTTGGAATCACGTGTGGGTCGGCTCGGAGACCGGGATCTTAAAGG GCGTGAACCTGGTCCGGAAGCAGGCGGTGAACTTCACGGAGGCGGCGGGCCGGCCATCCCGCGAGGAGGAAGTGAGCGCGCTGTGTTGGGCCGACGCGGCCGAGAGCCAG ATTCTAATCGGCTGTGCCAACAGGACTGTGAAATCCTTCAGCACAGAGGAGGGCAAGTTCTTGAAGAGCAGGTGCTGTCCAGGAGGAGAAGGGACTTTTCGGGGACTTGCAAAGCATGATGG CTGCCTCATCACCTGTGTGGAGTCAGGGATTCTCCGTGTCTGGCCTGAGGACTCCTCCGAACAT ATCAAAGAGCTCAGTGTGGGCCCAAGTGTGTGCAAGATGCGTCAAGATCCTGATCGACCCCACATAGTGGCCACTGGTGGGAAAGAGAATTCACTAAAGGTGTGGGACCTGCAGGGATCATCTCAGGAGCCCATATTCAGAGCCAAGAAT GTCCGCAATGACTGGTTGAATCTCCGGGTTCCCATCTGGGATCAGGACATCCAGTTCCTTCCAGACTCACAGAAGATTGTCACTTGTACTGGACATCACCAG GTCCGAGTGTATGACCTGGCTTCTCCACAGCGGCGACCTGTGCTGGAAGCCACCTACGGAGAATATCCCCTGATGGCAATGACTCTTACTCCAGGGGGCAA CTCTGTGGTGGTGGGGAACACTCATGGGCAGCTAGCAGAAATAGACATTCGGCAAG GGCGCCTGGTGTGCTGCTTAAAGGGTCTGGCAGGCAGTGTTCGGGGGCTGCAGTGCCATCCAACTCAACCCATTCTCGCTTCCTGTGGCCTGGACCGAGTTCTGCGGGTACACAGACTTCGGGAACCTCGAGGACTAGAGCACAAG GTTTATCTCAAATCACGGCTGAACTGCCTCCTCTTGTCAGGCAGGGACAACTGGGAG GATGAGCCCCAGGAGCCTGCCCCAGGCCCTCCTGAAGAAACAGAGACTGATGAGTTGTGGGCTTCTCTGGAGCCTGTGGTGTCAGCTGCTGGAGCCAAGAGAAAACAGAGGGCCCCCGAAGCTCAGCCTGGGGGGAAGAAGCGGCAGAGCTTGGGCGCCCAGGCACCCCTGcctcctctttgtaaataa
- the WDR74 gene encoding WD repeat-containing protein 74 isoform X1, producing MVGKQTFPYSLTPPWKSPGGSIMAASARWNHVWVGSETGILKGVNLVRKQAVNFTEAAGRPSREEEVSALCWADAAESQILIGCANRTVKSFSTEEGKFLKSRCCPGGEGTFRGLAKHDGCLITCVESGILRVWPEDSSEHIKELSVGPSVCKMRQDPDRPHIVATGGKENSLKVWDLQGSSQEPIFRAKNVRNDWLNLRVPIWDQDIQFLPDSQKIVTCTGHHQVRVYDLASPQRRPVLEATYGEYPLMAMTLTPGGNSVVVGNTHGQLAEIDIRQGRLVCCLKGLAGSVRGLQCHPTQPILASCGLDRVLRVHRLREPRGLEHKVYLKSRLNCLLLSGRDNWEEANPSQVPSSLTRMSPRSLPQALLKKQRLMSCGLLWSLWCQLLEPRENRGPPKLSLGGRSGRAWAPRHPCLLFVNKEVTIPL from the exons ATGGTCGGGAAACAAACCTTCCCTTACTCCCTAACCCCGCCCTGGAAGTCTCCTGGCGGAAGTATCATGGCGGCATCGGCACGTTGGAATCACGTGTGGGTCGGCTCGGAGACCGGGATCTTAAAGG GCGTGAACCTGGTCCGGAAGCAGGCGGTGAACTTCACGGAGGCGGCGGGCCGGCCATCCCGCGAGGAGGAAGTGAGCGCGCTGTGTTGGGCCGACGCGGCCGAGAGCCAG ATTCTAATCGGCTGTGCCAACAGGACTGTGAAATCCTTCAGCACAGAGGAGGGCAAGTTCTTGAAGAGCAGGTGCTGTCCAGGAGGAGAAGGGACTTTTCGGGGACTTGCAAAGCATGATGG CTGCCTCATCACCTGTGTGGAGTCAGGGATTCTCCGTGTCTGGCCTGAGGACTCCTCCGAACAT ATCAAAGAGCTCAGTGTGGGCCCAAGTGTGTGCAAGATGCGTCAAGATCCTGATCGACCCCACATAGTGGCCACTGGTGGGAAAGAGAATTCACTAAAGGTGTGGGACCTGCAGGGATCATCTCAGGAGCCCATATTCAGAGCCAAGAAT GTCCGCAATGACTGGTTGAATCTCCGGGTTCCCATCTGGGATCAGGACATCCAGTTCCTTCCAGACTCACAGAAGATTGTCACTTGTACTGGACATCACCAG GTCCGAGTGTATGACCTGGCTTCTCCACAGCGGCGACCTGTGCTGGAAGCCACCTACGGAGAATATCCCCTGATGGCAATGACTCTTACTCCAGGGGGCAA CTCTGTGGTGGTGGGGAACACTCATGGGCAGCTAGCAGAAATAGACATTCGGCAAG GGCGCCTGGTGTGCTGCTTAAAGGGTCTGGCAGGCAGTGTTCGGGGGCTGCAGTGCCATCCAACTCAACCCATTCTCGCTTCCTGTGGCCTGGACCGAGTTCTGCGGGTACACAGACTTCGGGAACCTCGAGGACTAGAGCACAAG GTTTATCTCAAATCACGGCTGAACTGCCTCCTCTTGTCAGGCAGGGACAACTGGGAG GAGGCAAACCCCTCACAGGTCCCTTCTTCACTCACCAGGATGAGCCCCAGGAGCCTGCCCCAGGCCCTCCTGAAGAAACAGAGACTGATGAGTTGTGGGCTTCTCTGGAGCCTGTGGTGTCAGCTGCTGGAGCCAAGAGAAAACAGAGGGCCCCCGAAGCTCAGCCTGGGGGGAAGAAGCGGCAGAGCTTGGGCGCCCAGGCACCCCTGcctcctctttgtaaataaagaagTCACCATCCCTCTATGA
- the TEX54 gene encoding testis-expressed protein 54 has product MGCIRSKTRSANALDGMEAEERSGGRYDKEKKSNESLIITVLWRRLSLFSRRSSAAKSSVTAKASRDYRFSESRHHESHQDGENL; this is encoded by the exons ATGGGCTGTATCAGGTCCAAGACTAGGAGTGCCAATGCCCTAGACGGGATGGAAGCGGAAG AACGCTCGGGCGGCCGCTACGACAAGGAGAAGAAGTCCAACGAGAGCTTGATCATCACCGTGCTCTGGAGGCGTCTGTCCTTATTCAGCCGCCGGAGCTCCGCGGCCAAGTCGTCGGTGACCGCCAAGGCCTCCCGGGACTATCGCTTCAGCGAGTCCCGGCACCACGAAAGTCACCAGGACGGCGAGAACCTATGA
- the WDR74 gene encoding WD repeat-containing protein 74 isoform X4, translated as MVGKQTFPYSLTPPWKSPGGSIMAASARWNHVWVGSETGILKGVNLVRKQAVNFTEAAGRPSREEEVSALCWADAAESQIKELSVGPSVCKMRQDPDRPHIVATGGKENSLKVWDLQGSSQEPIFRAKNVRNDWLNLRVPIWDQDIQFLPDSQKIVTCTGHHQVRVYDLASPQRRPVLEATYGEYPLMAMTLTPGGNSVVVGNTHGQLAEIDIRQGRLVCCLKGLAGSVRGLQCHPTQPILASCGLDRVLRVHRLREPRGLEHKVYLKSRLNCLLLSGRDNWEDEPQEPAPGPPEETETDELWASLEPVVSAAGAKRKQRAPEAQPGGKKRQSLGAQAPLPPLCK; from the exons ATGGTCGGGAAACAAACCTTCCCTTACTCCCTAACCCCGCCCTGGAAGTCTCCTGGCGGAAGTATCATGGCGGCATCGGCACGTTGGAATCACGTGTGGGTCGGCTCGGAGACCGGGATCTTAAAGG GCGTGAACCTGGTCCGGAAGCAGGCGGTGAACTTCACGGAGGCGGCGGGCCGGCCATCCCGCGAGGAGGAAGTGAGCGCGCTGTGTTGGGCCGACGCGGCCGAGAGCCAG ATCAAAGAGCTCAGTGTGGGCCCAAGTGTGTGCAAGATGCGTCAAGATCCTGATCGACCCCACATAGTGGCCACTGGTGGGAAAGAGAATTCACTAAAGGTGTGGGACCTGCAGGGATCATCTCAGGAGCCCATATTCAGAGCCAAGAAT GTCCGCAATGACTGGTTGAATCTCCGGGTTCCCATCTGGGATCAGGACATCCAGTTCCTTCCAGACTCACAGAAGATTGTCACTTGTACTGGACATCACCAG GTCCGAGTGTATGACCTGGCTTCTCCACAGCGGCGACCTGTGCTGGAAGCCACCTACGGAGAATATCCCCTGATGGCAATGACTCTTACTCCAGGGGGCAA CTCTGTGGTGGTGGGGAACACTCATGGGCAGCTAGCAGAAATAGACATTCGGCAAG GGCGCCTGGTGTGCTGCTTAAAGGGTCTGGCAGGCAGTGTTCGGGGGCTGCAGTGCCATCCAACTCAACCCATTCTCGCTTCCTGTGGCCTGGACCGAGTTCTGCGGGTACACAGACTTCGGGAACCTCGAGGACTAGAGCACAAG GTTTATCTCAAATCACGGCTGAACTGCCTCCTCTTGTCAGGCAGGGACAACTGGGAG GATGAGCCCCAGGAGCCTGCCCCAGGCCCTCCTGAAGAAACAGAGACTGATGAGTTGTGGGCTTCTCTGGAGCCTGTGGTGTCAGCTGCTGGAGCCAAGAGAAAACAGAGGGCCCCCGAAGCTCAGCCTGGGGGGAAGAAGCGGCAGAGCTTGGGCGCCCAGGCACCCCTGcctcctctttgtaaataa
- the WDR74 gene encoding WD repeat-containing protein 74 isoform X3, producing the protein MVGKQTFPYSLTPPWKSPGGSIMAASARWNHVWVGSETGILKGVNLVRKQAVNFTEAAGRPSREEEVSALCWADAAESQIKELSVGPSVCKMRQDPDRPHIVATGGKENSLKVWDLQGSSQEPIFRAKNVRNDWLNLRVPIWDQDIQFLPDSQKIVTCTGHHQVRVYDLASPQRRPVLEATYGEYPLMAMTLTPGGNSVVVGNTHGQLAEIDIRQGRLVCCLKGLAGSVRGLQCHPTQPILASCGLDRVLRVHRLREPRGLEHKVYLKSRLNCLLLSGRDNWEEANPSQVPSSLTRMSPRSLPQALLKKQRLMSCGLLWSLWCQLLEPRENRGPPKLSLGGRSGRAWAPRHPCLLFVNKEVTIPL; encoded by the exons ATGGTCGGGAAACAAACCTTCCCTTACTCCCTAACCCCGCCCTGGAAGTCTCCTGGCGGAAGTATCATGGCGGCATCGGCACGTTGGAATCACGTGTGGGTCGGCTCGGAGACCGGGATCTTAAAGG GCGTGAACCTGGTCCGGAAGCAGGCGGTGAACTTCACGGAGGCGGCGGGCCGGCCATCCCGCGAGGAGGAAGTGAGCGCGCTGTGTTGGGCCGACGCGGCCGAGAGCCAG ATCAAAGAGCTCAGTGTGGGCCCAAGTGTGTGCAAGATGCGTCAAGATCCTGATCGACCCCACATAGTGGCCACTGGTGGGAAAGAGAATTCACTAAAGGTGTGGGACCTGCAGGGATCATCTCAGGAGCCCATATTCAGAGCCAAGAAT GTCCGCAATGACTGGTTGAATCTCCGGGTTCCCATCTGGGATCAGGACATCCAGTTCCTTCCAGACTCACAGAAGATTGTCACTTGTACTGGACATCACCAG GTCCGAGTGTATGACCTGGCTTCTCCACAGCGGCGACCTGTGCTGGAAGCCACCTACGGAGAATATCCCCTGATGGCAATGACTCTTACTCCAGGGGGCAA CTCTGTGGTGGTGGGGAACACTCATGGGCAGCTAGCAGAAATAGACATTCGGCAAG GGCGCCTGGTGTGCTGCTTAAAGGGTCTGGCAGGCAGTGTTCGGGGGCTGCAGTGCCATCCAACTCAACCCATTCTCGCTTCCTGTGGCCTGGACCGAGTTCTGCGGGTACACAGACTTCGGGAACCTCGAGGACTAGAGCACAAG GTTTATCTCAAATCACGGCTGAACTGCCTCCTCTTGTCAGGCAGGGACAACTGGGAG GAGGCAAACCCCTCACAGGTCCCTTCTTCACTCACCAGGATGAGCCCCAGGAGCCTGCCCCAGGCCCTCCTGAAGAAACAGAGACTGATGAGTTGTGGGCTTCTCTGGAGCCTGTGGTGTCAGCTGCTGGAGCCAAGAGAAAACAGAGGGCCCCCGAAGCTCAGCCTGGGGGGAAGAAGCGGCAGAGCTTGGGCGCCCAGGCACCCCTGcctcctctttgtaaataaagaagTCACCATCCCTCTATGA